The following coding sequences lie in one Hymenobacter tibetensis genomic window:
- a CDS encoding glycoside hydrolase family 127 protein, producing the protein MKRNFLLFSTCLLPLLSSGQTTALQSFPVSAVHLLESPFQQAQQTDKAYMLALNPDRLLAPYQAEAGIQPKAERYGNWENTGLDGHIGGHYLSALALMYAATGDAQVQQRLTYMIDALDACQQKNGNGYLGGIPGGKAMWQQVKAGNIKANSFGMNEKWVPWYNLHKTYAGLRDAYLIGGNAKAKTMLVKLTDWCLDLTANLTDAQIQDMLRSEHGGLNEVFADVASITGDSKYLTLAHRFSHRAVLEPLLGGKDVLNGMHANTQIPKVIGFERIAEVGGDPTWTNAATFFWKTVVENRTVSIGGNSVSEHFNPADNFTSMLESTEGPETCNTYNMLKLTKQLYLTSASTRYLDYYERALYNHILSSQHPGQGGFVYFTPMRPRHYRVYSEPQEGFWCCVGSGLENHGKYGELVYAHRAEQELLVNLFVPSRLSWVEQGLTLTQQTTFPFEERSQLALKLKKPRTFALSIRQPGWLPAGKMAVQVNGKPVAATASSPGYATVTRKWRSGDVVTVALPMETKAEYLPDHSSWVSFVHGPVVLAAVTDTTDLTGLRANGQRMAHVPTGQLYPIEDAPVLVSTSQNVAEGIKPVAGRPLTFTAAGLVDSDHNRSVQLVPFYQIHDARYMVYWPVTTPEGLAARKEEIRRRDAEKRALEARTIDQVTPGEQQPESDHGFQGEQSETGTFRNRHWRHAAGWFSYNLRNPNKAGRALRVTYSGGDKNRQFTILVNGAPLAKVALEGNPQREFYDVEYALPEALRRNAATTLIVKFVAAAGSTAGGVYDVRLLK; encoded by the coding sequence ATGAAGCGTAATTTTTTGCTTTTCTCCACCTGCTTGCTGCCTCTTCTGAGCAGTGGCCAGACAACAGCCTTACAAAGCTTTCCGGTATCGGCAGTGCACTTGCTGGAAAGTCCGTTCCAGCAGGCGCAGCAGACCGACAAAGCCTACATGCTGGCCCTTAACCCCGACCGGCTACTAGCTCCCTACCAGGCGGAAGCGGGCATTCAGCCGAAGGCTGAGCGCTACGGCAACTGGGAAAACACGGGTCTGGATGGTCACATTGGCGGGCATTACTTGTCGGCGCTGGCGTTGATGTACGCCGCTACCGGTGATGCGCAGGTGCAGCAGCGCCTCACCTACATGATTGATGCGCTCGACGCCTGCCAGCAGAAAAATGGCAATGGCTACCTCGGTGGCATCCCCGGCGGCAAGGCTATGTGGCAGCAGGTGAAAGCCGGCAACATCAAGGCCAACAGCTTCGGGATGAACGAGAAGTGGGTGCCCTGGTACAACCTGCACAAAACCTACGCCGGCCTGCGCGACGCCTACCTAATTGGGGGCAACGCCAAGGCGAAAACCATGCTTGTTAAGCTGACTGATTGGTGCCTGGACCTCACGGCCAACCTCACCGACGCGCAAATTCAGGATATGCTGCGCAGTGAGCACGGGGGCCTAAACGAAGTGTTTGCCGATGTGGCCAGCATCACCGGCGACTCCAAGTACCTAACGTTGGCGCACCGCTTTTCGCACCGGGCGGTGCTGGAGCCGCTGTTGGGCGGCAAGGACGTGCTTAACGGTATGCACGCGAATACGCAAATTCCAAAAGTCATTGGGTTTGAGCGTATCGCGGAGGTAGGAGGGGATCCTACCTGGACCAACGCCGCCACTTTCTTCTGGAAAACGGTGGTGGAGAACCGCACGGTGTCAATTGGCGGCAACAGCGTGAGTGAGCACTTCAACCCGGCCGACAACTTCACGTCCATGCTCGAAAGCACGGAAGGCCCCGAGACGTGCAACACCTACAACATGCTCAAGCTCACCAAGCAGTTGTATCTCACCAGCGCCTCCACGCGCTACCTCGACTACTACGAGCGGGCTCTTTACAACCACATTCTCTCGTCGCAACATCCTGGCCAAGGCGGCTTTGTGTACTTCACACCCATGCGCCCGCGCCACTACCGCGTGTATTCCGAGCCGCAGGAAGGCTTCTGGTGCTGCGTCGGCTCGGGCCTGGAAAACCACGGCAAGTACGGCGAACTGGTGTACGCGCATCGCGCCGAGCAAGAGCTACTCGTGAATCTGTTTGTGCCCTCGCGCCTCAGTTGGGTTGAGCAGGGCCTCACCCTCACGCAGCAAACGACGTTTCCCTTCGAGGAACGCTCGCAGCTAGCGTTGAAGCTGAAAAAGCCGCGCACGTTTGCGCTTAGCATCCGCCAGCCCGGTTGGCTGCCGGCCGGTAAGATGGCGGTGCAGGTCAACGGTAAGCCGGTGGCCGCAACGGCTAGTTCGCCGGGCTACGCCACCGTCACGCGCAAGTGGCGCTCGGGCGACGTAGTGACGGTGGCACTGCCCATGGAAACCAAAGCGGAGTACCTGCCCGACCATTCGTCCTGGGTGTCCTTTGTGCACGGCCCGGTGGTACTGGCTGCCGTTACCGACACCACCGACCTAACCGGCTTGCGCGCCAACGGCCAGCGCATGGCGCACGTGCCAACCGGGCAGCTTTATCCCATTGAAGACGCCCCCGTGCTCGTTTCTACTAGCCAGAACGTAGCCGAAGGCATCAAGCCCGTAGCCGGACGGCCGCTGACATTCACCGCCGCTGGTCTAGTCGATTCCGACCACAACCGCAGCGTGCAGTTGGTGCCCTTCTACCAGATTCACGACGCGCGCTACATGGTGTACTGGCCCGTGACAACTCCTGAAGGCCTCGCCGCCCGCAAAGAAGAAATCCGCCGCCGCGACGCCGAGAAACGCGCCCTGGAGGCCCGCACCATTGATCAGGTAACGCCTGGGGAGCAGCAGCCGGAATCGGACCACGGCTTCCAAGGAGAGCAGTCCGAGACGGGCACCTTCCGCAACCGCCACTGGCGGCACGCCGCCGGCTGGTTTAGCTACAACCTGCGCAACCCCAACAAGGCGGGCCGCGCGCTCCGCGTCACGTATTCTGGGGGCGATAAAAACCGGCAGTTCACCATCTTAGTCAATGGCGCCCCCCTGGCGAAGGTAGCCCTCGAAGGTAATCCGCAACGTGAATTCTACGACGTGGAGTACGCCTTGCCCGAAGCCCTGCGCCGGAATGCTGCCACCACACTCATCGTAAAGTTCGTGGCGGCGGCGGGCTCCACGGCAGGCGGCGTCTACGACGTGCGGCTACTCAAATAA